GGTGATTTGCCATGTTTGCCGGCAATATCTACAAGAGTTTCATCCTGCAGAAGTGAATTTTTTTTGCTTCCTAGAGGACTCCAGGCTTCGGGAACTATTCCTTTACCTTTGCAATAGTCGATAATTTCCTGTTGTATTAGATAGGGATGTAGTTCTATCTGATTTACTGCAGGAATTACTGTTGCATCTTTGAGCAGCTCTTCGAGATGGTGTATAAGATGATTACTAACACCAATTGCTCTGGTTTTACCATCTATATAAATATCCTCCATCGCTTTCCATGCAGATGAGACCATACCTTTTACAGGCCAGTGCACAAGGTAAAGATCGATATAATCGAGTCTCAGATTTTTGAGGCTACCTTCAAAAGCCATCTGAATGCGATTGTTAAGAATATCAGTTCCCCATAGTTTAGTTGTCACAAAAATATCTTCCCGCAAGATTCCACTTTCACGTATTGCCTTTCCAACCGGCTTCTCGTTCATGTATAATGTGGCAGTATCAATATGCCTGTAGCCTTTGTCGAGAGCAGTTCTAACAGCACGATAAGTTTCATCATCATTCATTCCGATTTTGTAAGTACCAAGTCCTATTACAGGAATACTTACATCATTGTTCAAAAGAATTTTTTTAGTCATAAGGTTACATGTTTTTTAGTCGCTGCAGAACCAGACTCTTGTCATTATGTATCTGATCTATCAGCTCTTCCATTCTGTCAAATTTTTTATCTTCACGAATAAAGTCTATAAATTCAACTGTAAGCGACTGATCATACAGATCGGCATTAAAGTTGAAAATATTCACTTCAACACTGATTTCAGGGTCGTCATGTAGTGTGGGACGAGTGCCTATATACAGCATACCTTCATAAATTATGTCACGAATGTGAACCAATACAGCATATACCCCAAGTTTTGGTATCACTTTATATCTCTCCCAAGATTTTATATTTGCAGTGGGGAAGCCAATTGTACGTCCAACGCGGTAGCCCTCAACAATCTTTCCGGAGAGTGTATAATTGTATGTCAGCAGACTATTTGCCTTCTCTATTTCGCCATTCTTGAGCAGTCGCCTTATCTTAGTTGAACTAACATTCTCACCATCAATCTGAAGCTCCCTGGCCTCTATTACATTCATTCCCAGCTCATTGCCATATTTCACATACTCCTGAAATCCATCTTCACGGTTATGTCCAAATCGGTGGTCGTATCCAACTATTAATGTATGAATTCCAATATCCTGTTTTAGCACCTGCTGCATAAACTCCTGAGCAGTCATCTCTGCAATATCAGTAGTAAAGGGAAGAGTAATGCAATAATCAATACCTGTAGTTTGTAATTGCTCAATTTTTTCTTCATATCTGCAAAGCAGTGCTGGCTGATAATCTTTCTGAAGTACTTTTCGAGGATGAACAGGGAAGGTAACAACGGCTGAGGGCAAATTAAGACGTTTTGCCTCCTCTTTCACCTGATTTAACAGATATCTGTGACCTAAGTGAACACCGTCAAAAAAGCCAATCGTGCCCACGAATGAGCCTCCAACTATACTCTTTCCTGTAAGATCAATTCGTTCCAAAATATACAGAATGTTTTGTTTTTGTGTTAAATAAACGTCTGATCAGACCTTTTGGTTTAAAACTGAAGATCTGAACAGGGTTCTAATGTTATAATTATACGTAAAAGTAACAACAAGAATCAATTATTCAATATCTTTGTACATATTTTATGGATATCAAACAAGTTTAATCATATAAAAATAGTATTAACTATGAAGTCTAAATTTTACTTAATTATTTTAATGGCGATTATGACATTTACATCAGCCTGCACGAGTGAAGGTAAACATAACACCCTTACTCAGGAGGAAATTAATGACGGATGGGAGTTGCTTTTTGACGGCACTACACTCAACGGTTGGCGCGACTACAACGGTGAATCTCTTACTGCCCCATGGTTTGCCGAAGATGGTATGATTCAGGCAAAAGGAGAAGGTGCAGATGAACATGGTTATATTGTAACCGAAAAGATTTACGAGAACTTTGAGCTGGTTTGGGACTGGAAAATTGCAGAGGGTGGCAATAGTGGTGTTCTTTATCATGTTGTAGAGAATCCTAAATTTGCAGTTCCTTATATAACCGGACCTGAATATCAGTTGATTGATGATGAAGGATTTCCGGAACCGCTTGAGGATTGGCAAAAAACTGCTGCTGACTATGCCATGTATACCACTGATCCTGCAAAGTTAAAAACAAAGCCTGCAGGCGAATGGAATACATCAAAGATTGTTTTTGACAATGGGCATGTAGAACATTGGCTTAACGGAGAAAAGGTTATTGAGTTTGAAGCGTGGACTGAAGATTGGTTTGCCCGTAAAAACAGTGGTAAATGGGAAAATGCCCCAGAGTATGGTTTGGCAAGAAAAGGTGTTATCTGCTTACAGGACCATGGTTCCGCAGCATGGTTCCGTAATGTGAAGATTAAAAAGCTTCCACGCAAAACCAAAGAGGTTAATCTTTTCAACGGAGTAGATCTTCAGGGATGGGAAGTTTATGGTACCGAGAAATGGTATGTAGAAGATGGTCTACTGGTGTGCGAAAGCGGTCCGGACAAACAATATGGCTATCTTGCAACACGTGAATATTACGATGATTTTGACCTTAGCGTAGAGTTCAAACAGGAAGCAGATGGAAATTCAGGTGTTTTCATTCGTTCATTTATTGAGCCGGGTGCTATTGTAAACGGATGGCAGGTAGAGGTTGCTCCAAAAGGACATGACACAGGAGGTATTTATGAATCTTATGGACGTGGATGGCTTGTACAGATCCCGGACGAAAAAGAGGAGATACTTAAAGTGGGCGATTGGAACACGTTGCGTATTATTGTTAAAGGTGACAATGTGAAGACATATCTTAACGGTGAGGAGATGGTTGACCTTTATGACGAAAAGATTGGTGCTGCTCAGGGCCGTATCGCTTTACAGATTCATGATGGAGGTGGCATAAAAGTTCTTTGGAGAAATCTGATTTTACAGACACTCTAAAACAAACTTAATACATAATTTGTTAAGAGAGGGAGCATAATTGCTCTCTCTTTTTCTTTGGCACCATTTTTGATATTCTTGTTATAAACAAAAGGTTGTCATCTTTTTTATATCGATTTCAAAAAATTCAACCTATATTTGTATTACTAACTCACTTAAAATAAAGAATGACAGAAAAAAGCTTACTACTTAAGAATATTATTGAAGGAATTCAGGAGAAAAAAGGGAAAAACATAAATACTATTAACTTAAAAGGTATTACCGGAGCTGTGTGCGACTATTTTGTGATATGCGAAGGTAACTCACCTACACAGGTATCTGCACTTGCAGAATCTGTTGAGAAAATTGTTAAAGAAAAAACTAATGAATACCCAATCCGGGTTCAGGGTAAGCAGCAATCAGAATGGATAGGAATGGACTATGGAGATGTAATAGTTCATATTTTTCTTCCCGAATTAAGAAATTACTATAATATAGATTTACTTTGGGGCGATGCACATTCTGAGCGCATTCCTAATTTAGATTAAAAAGTTAAATTACCAAGCAATAAAAGAGGTTCAAATAAATGAGCAATACGAATCAAGATAAACAAAAGAAACAACCTACCATGCGTCCTAAGCTTGGTGGCAGTAATCCAAAACGACCTTTCAACCCATACTGGGTATATGCAATTGTTTTGGCAATACTTATGGGTATGTGGTTTTTTGGTCAGGACAACACTGTTAAAGAGATCACATGGTCTGAGTTTCAGGAGTATGTAAGCGATAATCGCATACAAAGTGTGGTTATTTATAATAATAAGGAGACTGCTGAAGCTGTTATCAGGGAGGAGTCGGTTGAGACAGTTTTTGGAGAATCAGCCAGAACAGGCAGAACACCTGTTATATTAGTAAAAGGTCCCTCACCAGATGCTATTTCTGAATATATTGACTCCGTAAAGACAGAAAAAAACTATGATATTGAGGTTCGATTCGATACTACTTCAGAGCTTTGGGGTGTTTTACTCACATTCCTGCCATTTGTATTACTGATTGCATTCTGGATCTGGATGATGAGAAGAATGCAAGGCGGAGGCGGAGGCAGTGGAGGAGTCTTTAATGTAGGTAAGTCTAAAGCACAACTGTTTGACCGTGATTCGAGCCAGAAGGTAACTTTTAAAGATGTTGCCGGACTATCTGAAGCAAAAGAGGAGGTTCAGGAAATTGTAGAGTTTTTAAAGAGTCCCGGGAACTACACCAACCTTGGAGGTAAGATACCTAAAGGAGCACTTCTTGTAGGTCCTCCCGGAACAGGTAAAACCCTTCTCGCAAAAGCAGTTGCCGGCGAAGCCAATGTACCATTCTTTTCTATATCAGGTTCCGATTTTGTAGAGATGTTCGTTGGTGTTGGTGCATCAAGAGTACGTGACCTGTTCAGACAGGCAAAAGAGAAAGCCCCATGTATAGTATTTATTGATGAGATAGATGCTGTAGGTAGAGCCAGAGGCAAGAACAACAATTTCGGATCAAACGATGAACGTGAGAATACACTTAACCAACTTCTTACAGAGATGGATGGTTTCGGATCCAACAGCGGAGTAATAATTCTGGCTGCCACAAACCGCGCTGATGTTTTGGATAAAGCACTGTTACGTGCAGGTAGGTTCGACAGACAGATATATGTGGAACTGCCAGACCTTAACGACCGCAAGGAGATATTTAAAGTACACCTTCGCCCAATTAAAATTGATGAATCAGTAGACGTTGAATTCCTCTCTCGTCAGACTCCCGGTTTCTCCGGCGCTGATATTGCAAATGTTTGCAACGAAGCGGCACTGATTGCGGCACGTAATAAAAAGAAATTCGTTCAGAAAGATGACTTCATGAATGCTGTAGACCGAATAGTAGGCGGTCTGGAAAAGAAAAACAAGATCATCACCCAGGATGAAAAAAGATCAATTGCAATACATGAAGCAGGACATGCAACATTAAGCTGGTTTCTGGAACATGCCAATCCTTTGGTAAAGGTGACAATAGTTCCAAGAGGCAAGGCATTGGGTGCTGCGTGGTATCTGCCTGAAGAGAGACAGATTACAACTAAAGAGCAGATGCTCGATGAGATGTGTGCATTATTGGGTGGTCGTGCAGCAGAAGAATTATACATAGGACAGATATCATCGGGTGCAATGAATGACCTTGAAAGGGTTACAAAACAGGCATATGCAATGATAACCTATATGGGTATGAGTGAAAAACTGCCTAATATCAGCTATTACGACTCATCAGGTCAGGAGTATCCATTCTCTAAACCTTACAGTGATGAAACAGCCAAATTGATAGATTCTGAAGTGAAGGCTATGATTGCTGAGCAGTATGACCGCGCCAAGAAGATACTTACTGAAAAGAGTGATGGTCATAATAAGTTGGCAAAAATATTACTTGAGAGAGAAATTATCTATTCAAACGACCTTGAGCATATTTTCGGAAAAAGACCTTGGATATCTCGTTCAGAGGAGATTCTGGAGAACAATAAAGTTGATTCTAATGAGCAGATTCCATCTTTAAAACCTGTAGGTTCGGGAGAGAATATTTTCATTCACACTGAATCGGTCGACAGAGAAAAGAAAGCCGGGTCGTCAGGGGTTGATAGTGATTCAGCACAACTGAAACCAAAGGTAAAAGGTGATGATGTTAAGCTCCCGGAAAGTGAAGAAACAAAGGAAATTAGTCCACAAAGCGAAGAGAAAAACAATGCAGAAAAAAAGATAAATAAAGATAACTAATGATAGAAAAATTTAATAATTAAAAAAAAACATCATATAAAAGCCTGAGTATTAGTGCTCAGGCTTTTTTTATAATAGGTGTATAAATCGTAAAGAAAAGTGTGACACATCAAGATTATCGAACAATACCTTTTCTTGTTCGTTATATGATTACAACTAACGAACATCATTAATTATGAAAACAGTTCATTATTTACTTTTATCGGGTCTATTTGCATTTACATTACTTAATTGCAACAGCTCGAATGCAAAAAACAACGAAAATAATAATTCTAAAAATAGTATAAATATGAAATTTGAGAAAGTAGCATTACCTTATGCAACCGATGCTTTAGAGCCGGTTATCAGTAAGCAAACAGTGGAACTCCACTATGGTAAACATCATCAGGCCTACGTAGATAATTTAAATAAACTTGTTGTAGGCACTAAGTTTGAGAACTCAGATCTTGAAACAGTTGTAAAGGAGAGTGATGGAGCAATCTTTAATAATGCTGGTCAAATTCTGAATCATAACCTTTACTTCACATCATTCAAAAAAGATGGAGGTGGTGAGCCAAAAGGCAAATTAGCTGATGCTATTAATGAGCAATTCGGATCATTCGAAAAATTTAAAGAAGAGTTTAATGCTGCCGGAGTTTCCGTATTTGGTTCAGGCTGGGTATGGCTGGCGAAAGACTCAAGCGGTAAACTTTCCATAGAAAAGGAGAGCAATGCCGGCAATCCTATTACAAAAGGTTTAACACCAATATTAGGTTTTGATGTATGGGAACACTCCTATTATCTTGACTATCAAAATCGCCGTGCTGACCATCTGAAGGAAGTGTGGAAAATTGTAGATTGGGACGTTGTAAGTGCACGTTATTAATTGAAAGCAATCTTCCGGTATAGTACGTAATCTATTTATAAAATTAAAAGGGAATGGATAAATATTCATTCCCCTTTTTTTATCTTTAATCTATCTCTATTTCATCATTATACCTGTAAGCATTCTGCCTGAATGTACCGTCTGACGCCGGGCAGAAAAGAAAAGATTCTCAAGGGAGTAGGTACACATATCAGCTACCTCTATATTATCCTCTTTGATACCTAACCTTATTAGCTCTCTTCTGTTTATCTCTTTTAAATTGAGATGGTATTTCGATGTACTCCTGTTTCTGAATCCAACTTCCGGGTCAGAGATAGTGAAGCCTTTTTTTGAAAACAGATCAACAACCTCTTCGCCTACCTCGTAATGCTCTGCACTAATCGAAGGACCAATACATGCTATCATATCCCCCGGGTTAGAGCCAAACTGTTTTTGCATCTCAGTTATAGTGTTTTCAGTTATTCTGCCGGATGTACCTTTCCAGC
This portion of the Lascolabacillus massiliensis genome encodes:
- a CDS encoding 3-keto-disaccharide hydrolase, producing the protein MAIMTFTSACTSEGKHNTLTQEEINDGWELLFDGTTLNGWRDYNGESLTAPWFAEDGMIQAKGEGADEHGYIVTEKIYENFELVWDWKIAEGGNSGVLYHVVENPKFAVPYITGPEYQLIDDEGFPEPLEDWQKTAADYAMYTTDPAKLKTKPAGEWNTSKIVFDNGHVEHWLNGEKVIEFEAWTEDWFARKNSGKWENAPEYGLARKGVICLQDHGSAAWFRNVKIKKLPRKTKEVNLFNGVDLQGWEVYGTEKWYVEDGLLVCESGPDKQYGYLATREYYDDFDLSVEFKQEADGNSGVFIRSFIEPGAIVNGWQVEVAPKGHDTGGIYESYGRGWLVQIPDEKEEILKVGDWNTLRIIVKGDNVKTYLNGEEMVDLYDEKIGAAQGRIALQIHDGGGIKVLWRNLILQTL
- the ftsH gene encoding ATP-dependent zinc metalloprotease FtsH, with protein sequence MSNTNQDKQKKQPTMRPKLGGSNPKRPFNPYWVYAIVLAILMGMWFFGQDNTVKEITWSEFQEYVSDNRIQSVVIYNNKETAEAVIREESVETVFGESARTGRTPVILVKGPSPDAISEYIDSVKTEKNYDIEVRFDTTSELWGVLLTFLPFVLLIAFWIWMMRRMQGGGGGSGGVFNVGKSKAQLFDRDSSQKVTFKDVAGLSEAKEEVQEIVEFLKSPGNYTNLGGKIPKGALLVGPPGTGKTLLAKAVAGEANVPFFSISGSDFVEMFVGVGASRVRDLFRQAKEKAPCIVFIDEIDAVGRARGKNNNFGSNDERENTLNQLLTEMDGFGSNSGVIILAATNRADVLDKALLRAGRFDRQIYVELPDLNDRKEIFKVHLRPIKIDESVDVEFLSRQTPGFSGADIANVCNEAALIAARNKKKFVQKDDFMNAVDRIVGGLEKKNKIITQDEKRSIAIHEAGHATLSWFLEHANPLVKVTIVPRGKALGAAWYLPEERQITTKEQMLDEMCALLGGRAAEELYIGQISSGAMNDLERVTKQAYAMITYMGMSEKLPNISYYDSSGQEYPFSKPYSDETAKLIDSEVKAMIAEQYDRAKKILTEKSDGHNKLAKILLEREIIYSNDLEHIFGKRPWISRSEEILENNKVDSNEQIPSLKPVGSGENIFIHTESVDREKKAGSSGVDSDSAQLKPKVKGDDVKLPESEETKEISPQSEEKNNAEKKINKDN
- the rsfS gene encoding ribosome silencing factor; amino-acid sequence: MTEKSLLLKNIIEGIQEKKGKNINTINLKGITGAVCDYFVICEGNSPTQVSALAESVEKIVKEKTNEYPIRVQGKQQSEWIGMDYGDVIVHIFLPELRNYYNIDLLWGDAHSERIPNLD
- a CDS encoding superoxide dismutase: MKFEKVALPYATDALEPVISKQTVELHYGKHHQAYVDNLNKLVVGTKFENSDLETVVKESDGAIFNNAGQILNHNLYFTSFKKDGGGEPKGKLADAINEQFGSFEKFKEEFNAAGVSVFGSGWVWLAKDSSGKLSIEKESNAGNPITKGLTPILGFDVWEHSYYLDYQNRRADHLKEVWKIVDWDVVSARY
- a CDS encoding bifunctional riboflavin kinase/FAD synthetase is translated as MERIDLTGKSIVGGSFVGTIGFFDGVHLGHRYLLNQVKEEAKRLNLPSAVVTFPVHPRKVLQKDYQPALLCRYEEKIEQLQTTGIDYCITLPFTTDIAEMTAQEFMQQVLKQDIGIHTLIVGYDHRFGHNREDGFQEYVKYGNELGMNVIEARELQIDGENVSSTKIRRLLKNGEIEKANSLLTYNYTLSGKIVEGYRVGRTIGFPTANIKSWERYKVIPKLGVYAVLVHIRDIIYEGMLYIGTRPTLHDDPEISVEVNIFNFNADLYDQSLTVEFIDFIREDKKFDRMEELIDQIHNDKSLVLQRLKNM
- a CDS encoding aldo/keto reductase; this translates as MTKKILLNNDVSIPVIGLGTYKIGMNDDETYRAVRTALDKGYRHIDTATLYMNEKPVGKAIRESGILREDIFVTTKLWGTDILNNRIQMAFEGSLKNLRLDYIDLYLVHWPVKGMVSSAWKAMEDIYIDGKTRAIGVSNHLIHHLEELLKDATVIPAVNQIELHPYLIQQEIIDYCKGKGIVPEAWSPLGSKKNSLLQDETLVDIAGKHGKSPAQVVLRWNIQKGIVTIPKSSHEERLAENIDIFDFRLSDDEIKQIDKLDRNRRTGVHPDFIEF